The Rosa rugosa chromosome 1, drRosRugo1.1, whole genome shotgun sequence genomic sequence CCTCCCCATGGCATGCTAGTTTTGACAGAAGCACTTCACAGATTTCAAAATTTATTGAATCCAGGCCAAGTTGAACAATGCATAAGAGTCTTGTGTTTGATGGAGTTTTTACCCTTGTCCTTTTATGCTTGGATATATATGAACTGGGGAGGCCAAAGTTGATGTTGATGAAAACACCGTATGTTCAGGTAATAGGGTATGGGACTTTGCACGATTCACCAGCGATTGCACCAGAAGTCACCATTGGTCTCTCACAGGAACCATTTCAGATCAGAAGGATGAGATAGTGAACTCATGCTCTCAGATGGTGCTACAGCTCCGAGATGTTTATGATCCAGAGAAGGTCGGTGAATCAGTGTAGTGTTTAGTCCTAGTGCTTCATAGCCAATATTAATCTCTTCCCTCTTTATTTTACTTCACAGATAAAGATCAGGATAAAAATCCTCTCTGGCTCACCATCTGGTGTTGTGGCTGCAGAAGCGAAGAAAGCTCAATCAAACTGGGTTATATTGGACAAGTAATAAATTCGATGCAACCTTAATTTCCACTTTTCCAGTATCACTTACTATAGCTGAAAACTTCTGATTATAAGAAGGCATGCCTTTTACATGTTTGATAATGCAAAATGGCATCCTTTTCTGATTTCTCAATGTAAATCTTTAGTCAGCACTTTTTGTGCATAAAAGTCTTTTACTTCACTTTCCGCCTGTTCAAATTATAAGTTTTGCTGTTGTGCAGACAATTGAAATATGAAAAGAAACACTGCATGGAACAGCTGCAGTGCAATGTTGTGATTATGAAACGATCTGGGCCTAAGGTTCTCCGCTTGAATTTGGTTAACTCTCCAAACAAGGAATCTGAAGTGGCTTGCCCTTCATTGTATAAATCAGAATCTCCTCCTAAACACCTGAAGAGCAAATTTGCACAGTGGAATATAAGTGGAGGGCCACCTGTGACTCCTACTAGTAGTTTTGACCGTGAGTCACCACTGACTGCAACTGATATCGGATCATCATCCATATCAAGCTCAGATATGGGGACTGAATCATTTTTACATTCTGGAATTCTCAGGAGATTGAAGCAAGAGTTTCCATATACCAGTGAAGGTAATGAGAATTTAAATGAATCTGACAATGAGGCAAATAATGAAAAGACGAGTGCTTATTTCACGCGTTCATATTGCCAGCCCTGGATGGCAGATTATCATTCTGATGGTGAATTTTCAAGATATGGGGCTGGAGGTTCACAGAGACCTTATGATAGATCTCTGATTTCAGCATATGGAAGCTTGCTAGATAAGTTAGCTAATTTGAATCGAGAGCCTGATGTTGGAGTCCTGAACTATAGGCTTGATTTGAACTTGAGTAGAAGTGTACGTGAATCAATTTCCCTCCGTAGAAATTTACCTTCTATACCTCCTCCGTTGTGCTCTGTATGTCAGCACAAGGCACCTGTCTTTGGCAATCCTCCTAGGTGGTTCACATATGCTGAGTTAGAACTTGCTACATGTGGTTTTTCTCAAGCAAATTTCTTGGCTGAAGGTGGGTTTGGCTCCGTACACAGAGGTGTCTTACCACATGGTCAGGTTGTTGCTGTTAAGCAATATAAATTGGCCAGTTCTCAAGGAGATCATGAATTCTGCTCAGAAGTTGAAGTCTTAAGCTGTGCACAGCATCGCAATGTTGTGATGCTAATTGGATTCTGTGTGGAGGATGGAAAGAGGTTGCTAGTATATGAATATATCTGCAATGGTTCTTTGGATTCTCATCTATATGGTAGGTTCTCCACTACTCCTGATTGATGTAAATAGGCAGCATGCATTACTCTTAATGCCTTTTTACAAGTTATGCTTTATTCACTCCTGTGGAATGGCAACACTAAAATTTGCAGGGAAAGACCAACGTTCATTGAAATGGTTTGCACGACAAAGAATTGCAGTTGGAGCAGCTAGAGGATTGAGATACCTTCATGAAGAGTGTAGAGTAGGTTGCATTGTACACCGTGATATGCGACCTAACAATATCCTTCTGACCCATGATTTTGAACCATTGGTATGTCATGCTCTTCTCATCttttacaaaattcaaatcctCTATTCACCAGCATATTGTATTTGATGAATCACACCTTGTATGAGTATTGTCTCCTGTCAAATTGTATGTTCATTAAGGATGAAGCTTTAGACTCTGGCATGAATCAGTTGGAGTGACAATCAACCACTTCTGATTTCAGGTTGGAGATTTTGGACTAGCAAGGTGGCAACCAGACGGAGATATTGGCATACAAACAAGAGTAATTGGAACATTTGGGTAAGACCATAGGACTTAAAAGCAAAAATAAAGTTGTTAATCTtatgaaatattgaaattaCAGCTTGATAAGAAAAGTTTTACTAAGTGAGAAGTCTTGTGTTAATGTAGTTACTTGGCTCCAGAATATGCTCAAAGTGGAGAAATTACAGAGAAAACTGATGTATATTCCTTTGGGGTAGTACTGGTGGAGCTTGTTACGGGACGGAAAGCTATGGACATAAACAAGCCCAAAGGCCAGCAGTGCCTCACTGAATGGGTATGTATGGGTAAAGGCAACTCTAGTTTGAAAAATGCAGCATACCATATAGTGGCCAAAATTCAAGAAAGATACATATAACCCTATAGTAATCTTACATGATCTTCTTTTGGTGATTACTTATGCTCATTTGTGTGGTGAGCAGGCACGACCCTTGCTAGAAAAGAACGCCATTGACGAAATGATAGACCCTCGGTTAAGAAACTGCTATTCAAAGCAAGAAGTTAGTAACATGCTGCGATGCGCTTCCTTGTGCATCAGGCGAGACCCTCATTCCAGGCCTCGAATGTCTCAGGTATCAGTTGATCTTAGCACTCATTGCCTCTTCAAATTCTTCTTCCCGGAATCAATGGAAAGGTCAACTATAATCTCATTCTTGTTTATTTGGCTTCTTACCTATAGGTGCTTCGGATTCTGGAAGGTGACGACATTCCCATGAATTCCAAATCATTCTTAGATGAAGGGGGTTTTGACAGGACAGTTTTGTAGACAACCCAGATGATACCCACGCTTCAAATCAAGAATAAAAGAAGCATAGTAtagttatatatacatatagttTCTACGTAGTACATAGGTGTTAAGAGAGATCTGTCTGCAATCAATTTTTACAAGTATCCTGTATCCCTCTCTCACTGGCATACGTTGTTGGTTCATTTCCCAACAATCTCCTCAACTAATCTAACATTAGTAGAAAAACAAATCTCAATCCACATTAACCGGACAACAAACCTTGGTCTACAGGAGCTACCGAATTCAAAATCCCCCACTAGTCATTCAAATTGGATGATCAAGAAAGCATTACTGTTCAAGATCATTTACCTGTGGCATACGTTGTCAGTGAGTTGTGActtgttggtaaattataattactacattgTAACTGAGTTCGATTCTCAATGATATATGTAAGGATGGGGGTGGGTCAAGagttttttgaaagaaaaaaaaaaaaaaaagtctcccATTTTTATATAAAAAAGCTTGAGTTTCACCTTAAGACAGACCTAAAAGTCAttgggtaattttttttttttttgacagagtaatagagatttcatttaatcccaaaaccagaacggcacatacaaatAAGCCCTATATGCTTGTATCCTACatcagtggtcaagcaggtaagggaatacgggtaccatccactagtacaatgaAGTTCACTTATTTGAAAGCCTACAAACTATGACAATTCCATCCCACGGTTTATCCAAATTAACTGGCGTCCTCCTTCAGGGGATTGGTTAAAAGTTAATACTGATGGTTCTTTCAAGGGACCTCAAGCAGCAAGTTTTGGTGGAGTATTTAGGGATTCAGAGGGCTTGTTCAGGGGTGCTTTTGCACATAGAATTATTGTTTCTAGTGCAATTGAGGCAGAACTTTCGACGGTTATGGAAGCTATAAGGGTGGCCTCGGAGAGGGGCTGGCAGAAGCTTTGGCTAGAAACAGACTCTGTTCTAGTAGTCCACTACTTCAAGGCACCTCAGTTGGTTCCTTGGAAGTTAAGAGTGGCATGGGCTAATTGTGTGCAATGTGTGCAACTCATGCAATTTAAAGTAAGTCACTTCTACAGGGAAGGAAATGCATTGGCTGACAAATTGGCCGACTTTGGAGCTACCAATATGGGTTCTATTTGGTACATTACCGTCCCTTCTTTTGTTACAGGCCTCTATGGACGTGATTTGACATTAGGCACTAACTACCGTTTTAGGTAGATGATTAGTTTCTTCTTTAACTATTGTAATTGTTCTTTTTAGTTGTTCTTTCTCTGTATTAGTAATTGGTACTTTCAGTTGTACTTGTTCAGCTTGTGTTTTCTTATGGCAAGGTATTGGCTTAGCCCCCCTTGCTATgtatcttttctttatttattaataaattaGGGTAAGAGCGCTGAGTTAGCTCTTATTCCgcttctaaaaaataaaaataaaaattaacacAAAGAAAACTATTGTGAATCTCCattcgtcaatgcactcaattgtggtactccggAAGATTCATTAACTAGGTGTAAAAAGAACCCATAGCATGTAGACTAGAAACACACGAAATGTCCTGATTGGGCCGAAACCCACTATGTTCCCCAAAATGTAGAGAGTTATTTAGAAAAAACTAAATCTGTAGCAATTAGGCAaagtttagaaagaaaaaacttaAAAACTTAAATGAGGCCCAAGAGGGCAGCCTCAAGGGACCTTCAAGCCCAACAAAACTGGCTTGACCCAGGCCCAGTCATCATCTCTTCTACCCTGCAATTGAAACGAAGCCGTAGCTCAACCGCTGCCACGCCTCCATGCCGCGCACCACGACTCGTGCCGCCTTGATTCCTACCGCcacgaccttcgtcgtcatcagAATCACACGACCCGACCCATGCCGCCATGGATTCATGAAAGCAAAAAGCTGGGCAGCCCGACCGCAAACGTATCAGAGATCACACACAGGAATCCACCACCACACCACCTTGCCAAGATTTGGAGCCAAACCTCCCAAGAAGAACAGTCCCCGAGCAAATAGTCCTCGTCCGGCAGCCGACCACACACGTCAGAgaggccagaggccagcccAGACGGCTGCCGCCACCGGACGAGGTTAATCTCACCGAATCAGAAGAGTCGGCCTTTAGATGCCGCCAAGGCTTAGGGTTTTCTAGgtatagctattgatttaactTGGTCATACAATTTAGATAAGAGAGATTTGCTCTTAATTGAACTTAAATTAGATCCAAGTCATTGCGTAATTAAAAAATGTTAAGATTTTGGATAACTTTTTGATGCCTTTGGCGGTGATAATGGGTAAAACAAGTTCTCCCAAAGATTAAAAATATCGGTTTTGACATATCTATCGGAActttgaaagaaaaatatatcagaatgaaactaagtgtcgtcggaatTATTGtacggcggcaacatagtgggaaagatGAGATTTTAGTAATTATGcttcgttgtaatcgagttatctttccggtatgtcaccactatgtcaaagcaaatggagtagccagtagtgcactctttgctaattggtgcttggtagaatacatgtattttgtagagtAGTTTTCGGGACGTTCTCTCGATGCTTCTTGTAATTCGGGGTTTAGGCTCAAagtcccccccatgtattcagtttcattaatcaagacttgagggtaGCCGTACAAGCCCTTTattctaaaaataaataaattatcagAAATAATAAAgatatattagagatattctggaaaatatacctttttttttttgaaataaaaatatatatatatcttttttgAAAGAGTCAGTTTATtggaattacatataaatagaTATGAacgtcaacttcatctacatctaaAAAGAGACTTTAGGTGGTTGAAAAGTAGCTCGGTAGTCTACAAAAGTACAATAATCAGAGAAAGACATATGACTCATATAGTACAAATTGTAATGATGAACGTGATAATTATAGATCTCTTTTCTCCTATAAGGGGATAAATAAGGATGAATCTAATTGGATGACTcctcatttgaataattgaaccttTATGTTCTTTATATTGTCCAACTATAGACTACACAAAATCACAAACTACACAGCACCGAATGATTCATATAATTGAGGCCAATCccatataattgagaaatatgaAGTGAGTGAGTTATTTTTTGAAACATGGCTCCAtcaagtttgttttcttttactggaattcacaattctcctcacccagatttgtCTTCAGGGAATTTCTCCTCACCTGGATTCTACTCCTCACTCAGATTTCCCTAAAAGGGAatactcctcacccatattcgctttgaggagatttctcctcacccatttttgccttgaggagatctctcctcacacaTATTTACATTTAGAGAATTATTTCTCACCCAGAATCGTCTTGaaggatttctcctcacccagattcgccttgaggggatttcgcTTCACCCAAATCTGCCTTAAGAGGTTTCAATTCGAGGTTCTTTTCCCAAACAGGTTAATTTATCTCTTTATTAGGTCATATCCTGACTAGATGAACCGTTGTTAAAATTTTCATCCTGACACAGCCTCCATATTCCATAATGTATGTTTCTTTGTGAAtaactgagttttttttttaataagattttatagatatttTTTCATATTATCGGAATATATCCTAAATATCTTATATATTGAGGATATTTGACGATATCGAAGAAATTTTATAGAAACGgtagaagataagatattttcTCCTATGATATATCAGTCTCTTTGAAAAAGAAGATATCAGGgaataattaaaaatatcatAGATATTTCAATCCTCCGTAAAAAGTTTTGAATAACTGCATAGATTTGTCATAGTTTGGACTACACGATATTTTTTTTACACTATCCTTGTTTGCATAAGGGATGTCATCCTAAGCGAGTGTACTCGTTGATTTGTTTCAATAAAATtaactttcaaaaaaaaaaaaattgtactaATACACGATATTTCTTTGATATATTTATCGATATATCTTAACATTTGAACGCTGATATATCCGTGATGGTCGATTTTTTAAACCTCGTAAATGAAAAAGCTACAGAAAGAGTGAAAGTATTTAAAGAAAAAGGAAGTGTCCGAGTCTGACTGAGGTCACTGGTCGAACACCATGTGTGCACTATTCAAACTTAGCACCGAGCGCTTATTCACTGCCCTGAACAACCAGAGCTCTCTATCTCTGCGACGACGCTGCTTCTGCAGCACAGTTTCCGATGGCTTCATTCACCCCTCTGCGATCGTTCACCCCAATGCCGTTCTCGGCCAGGTACCTAGTTTTCTTCACCTCTCAATAAAACTAGCTGCTCAGCGATGCTTGAAACTCACAGTGTGGttgtgggttttggtttttacgATCAGGGTGTTTCAATTGGGCCCTTTTGTACTGTTGGGTCGTCGGTGAAGCTCGGAAATGGCTGCCGGTTACATCCCGGAAGCCATATTTTTGGGAATACTGAAGTTGGGGAGCGTTGTGTTTTGATGACGTGAGTTTTGAATATCTGCATTGTTGattttctttgtaattttgGGTTTCTATTTCATTCTGTGCTTTAAAGTTTTGAACTTTTTCATTTTGGGCATTAAAGTTTTGAACTTTTTCAATGTGGGAAAAATTGGTCAGGCAGTGGTGCCATTGTTGGTGATGATCTTCCGGGGCGTACTGTGCTGGGTTGCAATAATGTTATTGGATATCATGCTGTGGTTGGTGTTAAATGCCAGGACATGAAATACAAGGTGAATTTTGATATGTAACGAAGTTAAGGGAATAGGATATTGAATTTTGGAAGACTAAGTTTGctaatttgtgtttgttttatgaGTTAGTCAGGGGATGAATGCTTTCTTGATGTTGGGGACAACAATGAGATCAGAGAGCATGCTTCAATCCATCGATCTTCGAAGTCAAGTGATACTACAGTATGTGGATGATATATGCTCATCCCGTGCTCATTTCTACTTGCGTACTAAGTTTTATACTCTCATTAGTGTTATCATTTTCGTTGTGTGATCAGGTTATTGGGAATAACAATCTTATCATGGGTTCTTGCCATATTGCCCATGATTGCAAGGTTGGGAACAACGTTATTTTTGCGAATAATACCCTTCTGGCAGGCCATGTTGTGGTGGAAGTAAGCCCTTACTTTGAATCCACAATCGTGTCATTTGAAATCCCCACTCTTTTAATTCCTATATATGAAAGTACACCTTAGTCTGTTTCTCATAGAAGTCGGATATGTGTATATACATAAGTATACATACTTCTGTGAGTTCTATCCTACATGCAGAATCTGAAATCTAGTTGTGTTTCATACATAGGATTATGCTCACACTGCAGGGGCTGTTGTTGTTCATCAATTCTGTCATGTTGGTTCTTTCGCTTTCATTGGCGGTGGCTCTGTGGTATGACATAATCTTACCTTTAACCTCCATCACTGTACGCTATCCTTTTATGTTGCTCATGTCCAAAAGGCACTAGGTAACTGACTACCACTGAACTATTACCTTGGTGCCAGTACACACATGAAGTGCACACTCTACAGTTTCTACCTGCTatattttgatttctttgtCTGAAGATATGCTGATTACCAGTTTACGATTCTAGCCATAACATATTTTTTTAGCGTTCCCACGGTGCGATCTTGATTTTATATTCTTGTTTTATATGCATAAAGATTGCACAGGATGTTCCAAAGTGCATGATGGCTGCAGGAGAAAGAGCTCAGCTCCGTGGTTTGAATCTTGAGGGTCTACGGCGTCATGGATTCACAGTGGCAGAGGTTTGTGTCAATCAATTTCTGTTGAGTTCACTTTTTTGATCTTAATATGTAATTCACTTTTAAAGAGCTCTTATCCCTTTTGGCAAGGATCTAGATCAGAAGCCTTAGAACAGCTTACCAAAAGATATTCATGCCTGCTGATGCAAATTCCAGTGGTTTTGAAGCACGTCTTGCTGAAGTGGTATCACATTCAACCACATCCTCACCCTCTCTCACTAAAATCTGTACTTCATATTGTTATTCAAAGGAGCTAAATCATTTTGCAGGAGCTCCATGATAAATTGGCTCATATACCTGCTGTGTGCTCCATGGTGCAGTCTATCCGTGActctttcaaagaaaaaagaCGTGGACTATGCAAATTCAGACATTGGAATAGCTCTTAAAAGCACCAGGTCATTTTACGTATTCTATTTGCAGGAAAAGAATTTAATAACAGCTCtattcaaaaaagaagaaagaaagcttGTTATGGGATATTGAATTTATCATAACACTCTCTCCTTTTTCCCCTAAATTTTATAATGTCTATTTAGACATAATTTTCATCTAAAAACTAACAGAACATTATCTGCATCATATTTCACCAATTTCCATATCCATGCTTCATAACTAGAAAGAAAGAGACATTTTACTTCTGAATAATGACAGTTGATATGGTTTTTGTTTATTCTTTTTGCAGTGACCTAACTGCTATTGCTTTTACGAAAACTGATGATGTGCATTGATGATATGCTATATGAAGAGTTGAAGACTCAAAGCagctttggttttctttgtagTGAAGATTTATACTGCAACAGTTCTCGCTATTTGATGAAAGAATCGGTGACAGGATGCATTACAGAGAGAAGATTCAAATCCATACATACTGTAGAAGAATTAACTTTGATCAGCTTGCCAAAGGTTTCTTGTAGATTACATAGTGcaatttcattcaagttatcaaaaTGAACAGTTTTTGATATTATGCTGCCTTGTAACATTGACCTTGAAGCACATATTTGTAGAAGCAAATTGGTCTCTCCAATTCAGAGAAATTCCTAGAAATGTGATTTGTTCTGCGTTTTCGGTTACATAATGGGTTTTTCTTATCCTTTATGCTTACTTGAATAATGTTTAAAGTCCTGGATCTGAATTGATGTGGTACCGCCTCACCTGTTTATATCTAGGTTCATTTTCAGTTTCCTTCTGATAAGACACTGACATCTCATCTATCAGATCATTTCGAAACTAAAATTTGGGAGGAAGCCTTGGAGTATTATTGACCCTAGAAGCTTGCTTCTTTGAAAAGCAAATCCACATAAAATAAAATCTTTTATCATACTATTTTGGAATTCTCTCAGCTCTCAAAATCCATTGGTTTACTTCTTGATTTTGATTGCAGATAATCAGTTGAAGGTTATGAAAGGGCATACGgactttaattataaaaacaaaatgCTAGCTGTTCAATCTTGTGACCTTTGACTACAACATCTTGGTTTGCTTTCAGGAACTGAAACTAATAATCAAAGAAGTTTCTATCCATTGTTGAAtacttttccttcttttcttacaCGGAGCAAATATGAATATGAATATGGGTGGTACTAGAAagatttctgttgtctgaattccaCATTAACCTTACATTTACAATTTCTGATACTCATTCCACCAGCCCAGGATAAATTCCTTGTGATCTGTGTTAGGATTGACTTCAACTTTTCAAAACCTAAGGTATGTTAAACCCTTAGGATGATAAAACTTTTTCAGTGCGGTCTAAATGGCTGGAATTTTCCAAGTTTCCCCATCTGCATAAAAAGATTCTTTCTTAAACTTTGACTTGGAAGCAATGACTTAGAAAAAGAACAGGGTACCTCCTTGTATGGTTAGAAGGACACTACTTCAAAATCAAATGTTAATTCTATGGTAGCATGCAGGAAAAAATGGAATAAAAGTAGAGTATAATAAAAATTTTGTTTATGCTTAATGAAATTGACAGACTTTAAGTACCACTGTACCACCAATGTTCTTTCTCTTATATTACAATCATTCCCCCTCCACAGAACAGTAGTACTTGTAGATTAACATAATATGGAATTGATAATGATATCTATAGACACCATCAGTACCTCTCCTTTGCTTCTGTGGCTGCTGATATGAAATTATATTTTGAACAGAAAGATGCTGAGTGCTTGTACATTGTATATTCCTCTACTTTAATTGCTGTACTACTACTGGATTATGGCATGTGATGTAATGTTTAGCACTAATGGCTTTGTACTGCTAATGGTATAATCAATCTGATATGAAAATGAGATTTATAAAAGGCAAATACGCAGTTCCTAAATAATAATGAGCAGTTGAGATCCTTAGATATGATTATGACCCATGTTGAAACCTTGTCCGTTCTTTCGACTTTTTCCTTATTTGAACTAATTCCGATGTATCCTTTTGCCATGTTATCTATGAGTGGCTATTAGGGTTTTTCAAATGCTATTCTCTCTAATGGAAATAATATAATATTTGTATTGCTTTTGAGAAGGGATCCCGAAAAGATAGAAGGAAGGAAGATAGAATTGCATCGCAAATATTGGATTAAGATCTAAGatttaaaatttcagattttaatTTTAACATTTAAAACCATACGTATGTACAATATTTTAAACCTTATATTATTAAAGAAAACATTTTAAAGCCTTGTTTATTACTTACCAGATCAATTAGTTTTAGGTTTGACACTCTCGTGTTAATAGAAATATTCATCCATTTATGGTTCCTTAACTTCCTTCTGCAATGTCATTTggcctcatttgaataattgaacatttatcttctttctattattcaactacagagttacagacatagtcacagactacacaataccaaatctctcctcacacagatttgcatttagagaattacttctcacccaaaatcgcATTGAGGGTATTTCTCttcacctagattcgccttgaggggattttctactcacctagattcactttgaggggatttctcctcactcagatttACTTTaaggagatctctcttcacacaaaTTTTCATTTcgagaattactgagttttttttttatatcaaattttacagatatttcttcactttattggggatatatcacaaatatctaatatatcggggatatttgacgatgtcggagaaatttcgcagaaacggtaGAAAATAAGCAACATATATCGATCCGTGATATCGGAGGATATATCGaaaatatcgcagatatttaaaaccttgaaaATATCCATTTGAAAGTGGTCCACTTACTATTGGATTGCGATTACAATTGGCTGCTGTAAAGTGAACACGTAATTTGAAAGTTAATGATCGTGCATGAGTGTCTAAATTATTCTTTAGATTTGGTGCAGTGCATTTTTAGTACTTCAGCAAACTCAGGCTGCTGGTACAATTATGGCCATTTGTTGTTTGTAAAGTTGATGCCTTTTGAGTTGGTGCTGAAGCAATTATGGGAAAAGAAAATGGTTTCCAATCAATCTTCATCAATATATTATCAATACTTTAACAAGAAACTAAATGATTTAGGAAGTACACCAAAGaatcatatatatatgctttaatAGTAGTTCATATGTGTGCAACTCGGTACTTATATATTCCGATCCCTTTGAGTTTGCATGAATAAGATATTGGAGTCATTTTCAGTTGAAAGATGATCTCAAGCTCACCAATTCTTGCAGCACTAGCTCATAGGGTATAGCCCCAAAACCACCCTATACCCTCTGGCAATCTAAAGTGCTCATCAATCCAGTAGTGCGCTACCTTTGTTTTTCTATCCCTATTCCATTAAGAATGGAACACAGTATCTCCAGCTTCACAAAAGATGAGAATTGATTAAGTATCACCATGCAATAAAATTTAATCGAGTTTAATTAGGCACTTAATTTTAATGGCATTTTTAATATACTGAACTATCAATTTATCTGGGTCCTGTAATAATcgtgcatgcatcgagttttgGCATAGCAAAATGCTTTTAAACAAAATACCCTTATATGGGTGCAGCTCAAATGCCATTGAGAGGAGGCCTCCTTAAATTAATATCAACATAAATGACCTGTATGAGATTGGAAAAACTAAGCATTATTAGTTAAAGGATGTCACCTACTTCAACTAATATATAAAAGGTCTATCATCAACTTTTCTACTAATCAATAGGGATATCAACTTCTCTcttaaattaaaaataaaaaaataaaaaaacctaagCAAGTGACTTACAATTGTGCTTAGTCAAACAAGAATAGAAAACTTCACAATGACCATTATCCTCTTGTTTCATACGAGGGAAGATTCCTTTGTGTGATAATGCCAAATGCATCCCAAtaatatattataaaaaaaattggaagTGTCTCCTGGTTCAGATATAGAAAGGACTAAACAATTTTCAACTAGGGTTCCAAATAATTAATTGGTTTAATTAATTTTTCCAACTAGCTAGCTATAGCTTGAAATCCTTAACAACTATTCAAGTTGGCTCCCATGTATGATAATAATATATAATAGTTACATTACTAAGTAAAACAGAAGTAGGTGGGTGAGAGGTGAATATATCCAATATGTTATATCTCAGTCCCTATCTTGATTTTGAAGAACATACATACATGTGGACTAGTTTACCAATATGATCAAGAAAGGGAATATACTATTCTCCTGCCCTTCAATCAAACT encodes the following:
- the LOC133712887 gene encoding inactive protein kinase SELMODRAFT_444075-like; this encodes MKEKRKSVVAGKVVVVAVKALKEISNTALVWALTHVVQPGDYIKLLAVAPSHTSSNRVWDFARFTSDCTRSHHWSLTGTISDQKDEIVNSCSQMVLQLRDVYDPEKIKIRIKILSGSPSGVVAAEAKKAQSNWVILDKQLKYEKKHCMEQLQCNVVIMKRSGPKVLRLNLVNSPNKESEVACPSLYKSESPPKHLKSKFAQWNISGGPPVTPTSSFDRESPLTATDIGSSSISSSDMGTESFLHSGILRRLKQEFPYTSEGNENLNESDNEANNEKTSAYFTRSYCQPWMADYHSDGEFSRYGAGGSQRPYDRSLISAYGSLLDKLANLNREPDVGVLNYRLDLNLSRSVRESISLRRNLPSIPPPLCSVCQHKAPVFGNPPRWFTYAELELATCGFSQANFLAEGGFGSVHRGVLPHGQVVAVKQYKLASSQGDHEFCSEVEVLSCAQHRNVVMLIGFCVEDGKRLLVYEYICNGSLDSHLYGKDQRSLKWFARQRIAVGAARGLRYLHEECRVGCIVHRDMRPNNILLTHDFEPLVGDFGLARWQPDGDIGIQTRVIGTFGYLAPEYAQSGEITEKTDVYSFGVVLVELVTGRKAMDINKPKGQQCLTEWARPLLEKNAIDEMIDPRLRNCYSKQEVSNMLRCASLCIRRDPHSRPRMSQVLRILEGDDIPMNSKSFLDEGGFDRTVL
- the LOC133727062 gene encoding probable acyl-[acyl-carrier-protein]--UDP-N-acetylglucosamine O-acyltransferase, mitochondrial; the protein is MCALFKLSTERLFTALNNQSSLSLRRRCFCSTVSDGFIHPSAIVHPNAVLGQGVSIGPFCTVGSSVKLGNGCRLHPGSHIFGNTEVGERCVLMTGAIVGDDLPGRTVLGCNNVIGYHAVVGVKCQDMKYKSGDECFLDVGDNNEIREHASIHRSSKSSDTTVIGNNNLIMGSCHIAHDCKVGNNVIFANNTLLAGHVVVEDYAHTAGAVVVHQFCHVGSFAFIGGGSVIAQDVPKCMMAAGERAQLRGLNLEGLRRHGFTVAEIRSLRTAYQKIFMPADANSSGFEARLAEVELHDKLAHIPAVCSMVQSIRDSFKEKRRGLCKFRHWNSS